In Streptomyces sclerotialus, the DNA window GATGAGCTGCTCGACCGGTTCCATCTGGAGGTCGTGCCCAGCCCGAGCGGTGTGACGCACCACCTGTTCTGGCGCAGGTGACCGTCCTCAGGGCAGCCCCGGGAGGCCAATAGCGGAGTGGGGCTGCCCTGAGGCGGGCCGTTGAGTCATGCCTCAAGTTGTCCGCTGGCCTTGGCGGTTGAGCAGATACGTTCGTCCGGTGGGGTGTTTGGTGCATTCGAAACACATCTGGAGGAGAGGCAGGGGAAAATGAGCGAAGACCACCGGTGGATGTCATCGCGATCACGGGAGCGTTGGCCGAACAGGGCGTAACGGTGCTGCTCAAGGCTGACGCCGAGCGGATTACAGAGAGACGCCGACCTTGGACCTTCGTAGCCAGCGGGGCCGTTGCGTGAGGACTCCCTTGCGCGAACCGATGCCACGTCGGTGCAGCAATGCCTCGCAGTGTGTTTGCCCCGCCTGCGTGAGGCGCATCCAGAATCGCCACAGCGAGCTGTTCCTGAACGTCGTCGACTACGGTCGTCGACAACGACAGCGCCCCGGGCACGGCCGTCGAGCAGTGGAACTTCAAGGGCAGCGGCCGACCCGCACTCAGCAGGCTCTTGCCGGAGCGGCAGTGGAGCAGCAGCCGCCGCAGTTCGGCGACGTCCAGCTGCGGTACCGGGATGGATGTGCAGGGGCTTCGCCTACTGGACCCGCTGGCCTGGTCCGGCGAGACCGCGGCCGTGCACGCGAGACGCGCGTCCGGGCCGTGCGATCCGGCGGCGCGATGGCCGTGAGGCGTCGAGCCACGCCAGAAGCAGAACCTTCCATAGTGCCCACCCACGAGCCCACGCCCGCGCTGTTCTGCCGACCGTGAAGACTGGCCCGACCGGGCTCGTCAATCACTACAGTCCAGTCTCATGACGACGGTCACCACGCGCACGGTCGAATACCCGGCCGACGGCGTCACGATGATCGGGCACCTCGCGCTCCCCGCCGGTGTCGACCGCCGGCCCGCAGTCCTGATCGGGCCTGAGGGGCCGGGCCTGAACGACTTCCAGCGCCGCCGGGCCGACGCCCTCGCCGAACTCGGGTACGTGGCCCTGGCCTTCGACCTCCATGGCGGGCGTTGGTTCACCGATCCACAGGAAATGCTGGCGCGCGTGCAACCCCTGCTCGCCGACCCAGACCGGATGCGGGGCATCGGCCACGCGGCACTCGATGTGCTGCGTGCCGAACCGCGGACCGACCCCGACCGGATCGCAGCTATCGGCTACGGCACCGGGGGCGCCATCGCGCTGGAACTCGGGCGCGATGGCGTCAACCTACGCGCGATCGGGACAGTCAACGCACTGACTACGGGCCGACCGGGCGAGGCGGCGCGCATCCGTTGTCCCGTGTGGGCCGGGGTCGGCTCGGAGGACCCGATCATGCCCGCCGAGCAACGGGCCGCCTTCGCCGCCGAGATGCAGGCCGCGGGCGTCGACTGGCGCCTCGTGGTCTACGGCGGAGCCCTGCACGCCTTCCACCATCCGCCGGTCGACCAAACCGTGCTCCCCGGCGTCGGCTACCACCCGCAGCACGCACAGCGAGCCTGGCGCGACATCGTCGCCCTGCTCGCCGAGTGCCTCTCCGTAACGGAGTGAGCTGGAGCGTCAAGACTGCCATCGTCACGACACGCCACGTCACGACACGACACGTCAGCGGAGAAAGTGGCACACACGGAGCCTGAGAACCTACACCTACATCTACACCGTGCCGTCAGTCCTGTGCCCTGTCGACGAAGCAGGCAGTAGTGCCTTTGCGAGGCGATGGCGACGGCGACGGCGACGGCGACGGTAAGGGTGATGGTGGTAGTGGCAGTCGGGCCGTTGCGGTGCTTCTCGGCACGGAGGTCGACATCGCCGGCGCGCGGGGTTCCGACTATAGGCGTCTTCGCGGTGCGCGTGATGGTGGTACCGACCTGCACCAGCCTTCTCTTTCGGATCACTCTCACGGGCGTGCGATAGGTTGCCCGCCATGACCGGACTTTGGACTGCCGCTTGGCCGCCTGCCCCGATAAGGACCGAACGGCTCGTGCTCCGCGAGTCCGAGGCCCGAGACCGTGCGGCGTTCATCGAGCTGTTCGCATCACCAGAGGTGGGCACCTACATCGGTGGGGCTCGACCGCGTGCTGAGCTCGAGCGTGTGGTACCTGAGGTGCCCGGGCGGCGCCCTGGCCTTTTCGTGATCGATCTCGACGGAGCGATGATCGGCATGATTACGCTCGATCGGCGCGATGCGGGGCGTCCGGGTCATGTCCGTCCGGATGCCGGGGAGGTGGAGCTCGGTTACGTGTTCCTGCCGGAGGCGTGGGGATGTGGGTACGCCGCCGAGGCGTGCGCAGCGGCGCTCGGCTGGTTCGCAGACGCGCTCCCCAGCGAGCCGGTGGTGCTCTGCACTCAGACCGCCAACGACCGTGCGATGCGCCTCGCGGCAAAGCTGGGATTCACCGAGGTCCAGCGATTCGAGGAGTACGGCGCCGAGCAGTGGTTCGGCGTGTGGTCCTCGCTCGCGCCGTCCGGTTGAGCAAGGTCGTTCTCTTCGGGGCGCGTGGCGGAGTAGCCCTGGTATTCCTCGGTAGTCCTTGGTATTCCTCGGTAGTTTCTTGGTTTCCTCTTCGGTTTCCGCTACATGCGACCTGCGAACGTCGCTGAAGGCCGACCAACTGCTGCTTGGCCGAAGGAGGGTCGGCTCGGAGCGCTGGGCCGTCAACCAGACAGCCAGTACACCTCCGTAGCTCTTCCCCGGTGAAGACCCCGCGCGTCCGATCCGGTCCAAAACCTCAGCATCTAGCTGAATCACGCGTGCAGCATCCTCCACGGATTCGAACAGCGACCAACAGTGTTTTCGGCTTGACGAGGCCCCGCCCTTCAACGCTCTGGCGTTACCGGCCCGAGGCGCCGTCCGGTTCCTCAGGATGGCTGACTACAGCGTCATTCCGCGGGCGGACGCGGATCGCGGAGGCGTTCACCACCGAGGAAGTTCACCCGATGGACTGCTACTTTGCGGCGGACAATCCGGGTGCGGGCCGCCTGGTTGTGTTCGAAGCCCGGCTCGTTACGGCCAACAACGGCACGGTGGGTGTGGCTGGTGCAGCAGCTGCAGCGCGCTAGCGAGCCTGGGCGCCGAGTGATGGGCTGCGTGACCGACTCGATGACGCCGGAAGTCCGACGATGTCAGCGATGTCTCCAGCGCCGTCGATTACATCAGCGGAACCCGGGCTACGAGATGAGCTCCGCGGCTACCAGCCGACGAGCGCTCGCTGGCCGCCACGGGGTGAATGTGCCGGTCGCGGGACTCAGTTAGTGGCTGTTCCGCGCGAGTCCGCGTCCGCGTCCGCTCCGCTCCGCTCCGCTGGGACTCTGGCGGTGGTACTGCTCGCGCACTGTGTGCTTCATGTGTTCCCGGTCTTCCCCTGGGCTCAGCAACCCGTTTACGCTCGAACCGTTTCAGGGTCAAGTGATCTGCCTGCTCCCGGCACAGTGAGGCGGCTTCCATGCCTGGATGGATGGACTTGGTTTACACCACGGCCGGTGGTGTCATCGGTGCTGCGGTGACCAACTACCTCTCCATGAACCAGGAACGCCGGCAGCTGCGCGCAGCTGTCATGCAACAGCTTCTCCGTGTCGCAGCGGTACGCGACAGTACGTGCGACATCGTGCCGAGCCGGAGCGCAAGCCGGTCGCGGTTCTCAACCGGGGCACACTCGCTTGCCTCGGCGCGTTTCGGCGTCACGGTGGTTCTGGAGGACGGCCGTGACGCCCAGCACGCCCAGCGGGAAGCGATCTCAGATCTTGTGGTGGCCGCGCTCTCGGCCGGCATACCCCGTACGGTCCTGGACTTCGCCGGAGGCGGCGAGGAACGTGCTTTGCAATGTGAGGCCATCAGACTGATTGATCTCCGCCTTGGCGGCGTCTTGGGTAGCTCCCTTGAACAGCTCATGACGCAGTGTGAGGAATATCGGCAAGCAACTGGCCAACACCTGCTCCGGGCCCTGTGGCATCCATGGCAAACACGGTTTCGGATGCGCGCACGCCTTCGCGCGTTGCGTCGGGACGTCGACGCGCTCCATCGCAGACAAGAAGCGGCAATGTCCGTACTGGCTCAGCCGACACATCGCGATGCCCTCGCCCAGCGACTCGGTCGCCTGTCAGATCAGGACGCGCAACGCATCGACAACCCAGGACCCACGGCATAGGAAGTGCCGCCCGGCATCGTCCAGAACCATCGCGTAAGGCCACTACGGACGCTTTCGCTCAGCTCCAGCCACCGTCCGCGCGGCGGATTCGAAACGACAGCATCTTTCGATAGCCCCAGGCGCCCCTGCCGGACGGTGGGGCCTGGCCGCGCTTGCCGTACGCGTAACGCGAGGCCTCGGTCGGCGCTGTTTCTGCGGTGCGCTGGGAGTGATGCAGTGACGCAGTGACGCGTTGTGTCCAGGCGATCGGAAGTGTGCCTAGGAGGCACCCCCGTCGTACTCGTTGTCCCACCGGTTCATCCGTACGCAGCCGCACGTGCCTGTCGCGGCGACCAGTGCGGCCAGGCCGCCGATCGCTCCTCCGTACGAGCCGGTCGGCATCTCGTCCGCGGGGCCGGCCACTCCCTCGGGGTCGTACAGCACCTGTATGTCATCGCCTGGCTCGACCAGTTCCGCATCACAGCCGTCGCCCTCCCCCAGCAAGGGGAAGATCTCCTGGCCATCGCGGGTGCGCAGCGTGCACTTGTCGCTCTTGCTGTCCTCGACCTTGACCACGGTGGCCTTGGTCCACCGACCCCGCTTCTCCATCGCCCGATCGTCGCCGGCCCCGTGGGTGATGGCCGCCAGGCCGACTGCGGCGATGACGGTGATGGTGAGCTCCCAGGCCACTTTCCGCTTCTTCCGGGGGATGCGGCGGAAGAAGAAGACCGGCACCAGGATGAGCGCCAGGGGGATCAGCAGCATGGAGAGGAGGAGACCCGCGCCGTGCAACCAGGACGGGAGTGGCACGACCGGCGAGAACCACATAAGGCCCACCGAGACGGCGACGCACGCGCTGTTGAACAGGAACCAGTGAATCGGGACCGTACGGCGTCGCGGTGAAGCCTTCTCGGTCGGCCGGTCCGCTCGGCCGCTTCCGGCCGCGAGCCCGTGTATGCCCCTGTCCCCCGTCATACGTTCCTCGCCCTCTGTCTGCATCTACGTCTACGTCTGCGTCTGCGTCTGCGCCTGCGTCTGCCTGTGGACGCATGAGCCTACGAGATGCGGAGTCGGGACTGATCGGCGAGGTCTCGTCAGGCTTCGCTGCGTGCCGCCGTACACGGGCGCACGGGCTCCCACATGCAGCGTCGAAATGTTTCTCGTCGGACGAGGCGCGGCGGAGCCGTCGTTGAGAATGAGTGGATGTGACGGCCTCGGCCGCGGGGGGGGGCGGCGCGTGCGGGCATGCTGCGGGGCTCGCCGGCGAAGGCCGAAGTGGGCGGTGTCGGCGTCGAAGAGAGTGCTCTAGCCGAGGGTGATGTCTCCTGAGCGGGACGGGACGGCGTTCAGGGTGGAGAGAGTTGTTTCGTCGAGCGTGACTGCTCCGGCCCGCACGTTCGCCTCCAGGTGTTCGGGGTCGGCGGTGCCGGGGATGAGCAGTACGTTCGGGGCGTGGTGGAGCAGCCAGGCCAGTCCGACCTGAGCGGGGGTGGCGCCCAGGTCACGCGCGGCGGTGAGGACGGCGGGCTCGTCGGTCACCTTCGGTATTCCGTTGAAGGCGCCGCCGAGCGGAAAGTACGGAACCCAGGCGATGTCTTCTTCACGGCACAGGCGAAGCATGTCCTCGTCCTCGCGGGCCACGAGGCTGTAGGCGTTCTGCACGCAAGCGATGCCCGCGGGCAGGGCGCTGCGCAGCGTATCGAGGGAGACACTGCTGAGGCCGATCGCGCCGATCTTGCCTTCGTCGCGCAAGGCGGTCATCACGGCGAGCTGGTCATCCAGGGCGACGTCCTGGTCCCCTTCGGCGCGCAGGCCAGGGCCGGTGTCCGTACGGCGGAGGTTGACCAGGGGGATCTGTTCCATTCCCAGGGTCCTCAGGTTGTCCTCGACGCCGGCCCGCAGTTGTTCGGGGCGTTGTGCCAGTCGGAGGGGAAGGGGGCCGTCGGGATCGGGCTCGGCGCCGACCTTGCTTACCACCATGACGTCGTCCTCAGCGCTTACGGCTTCGCGGATCACCTCGTTCACGAAGCCGTGGCCGTAGAACTGGGCAGTGTCGATGTGGTCGATTCCCAGCTCGATGCAGCGGCGCAGCATGGTGATCGCTGCCTTGCGATCACTGCGCAGGCGCTCCAGCTGCATCGCGCCGAAGCCGATTCGGGAGACGGGGCGGCCCGCGAGCCGCCCCGAGCCGCCGGCGCGCTGCGCGCCGGACGCGGTGGTCTGAGGAGAACGGGCGGTGGAAGCCATGGGCTCTCTCCTTCGCGTGGGACCATGAGCAAAACGGAGTCTCTCCGTTTCATGCCACGCACCGTAGCACTAACCGGAGGGCCTCCGCTTTGTCTGGAACCGAATCCACGCGCACCGGCCGCAGCGCAGCAGCGTCCGGCCGGCCTGCCCGCGCCGACGCACGGCGGAACCGCGACAGCCTCCTCGCCGCGGCCCGGGACGCCTTCGCCGCGTCCTCGGACGCCGTACCTCTGGATGCCATCGCCCGCGCGGCCGGCGTCGGCATCGGCACGCTGTACCGGCACTTCCCGACCCGCGAGGCGCTCGTGGAGGCCGTCTACGCCGCGGAACTCGACCAGGTCGTCTCCAGCGCACCGACACTCCTCGACGAACTGGAGCCCGCAGCCGCACTGCGCGCGTGGATGAGTCGATACGCGGAGTTCTTCAAGATCAAGCGCGGCATGTCCGACACACTGCGCGCGGGCTGGGCATCCGGCAGCATCGCCACGCCCGCAACGAGGGAACGCATCACAGCCACCATCGCCATGATGCTGCGCAGTGGCGCAGAGGCCGGCTCACTGCGCTCGGACGTCGATCCCGAGGACGTCACGATGATGCTGCTCGGCGTGTTCCTCTCGACCACGGCGACCGACTCGCCGGACAAGGTCGACCAGCTCCTGGACCTGATCGTCGACGCATTGCGTCCGTGCCTGTCCGACCATTGAGCCGAGGTCCGACCGTTGAGCTGAGGGACCGGTCCTTCGGAGGACCGGTGGCTCCGGAGGACCGGTGATTCCGAGGGACGAGTGCCCGTGGAAGACCGGTGCCCCCGGAAGACCCGTGATCCCGGAAGACCCATGCCCGCGGAAGACCGGTGGCTCCGGAAGACCCATGCCCCCGGAAGACCGGTGGCCCCGGAGGCCGCCCGCAACGTGCAGGCGGGCGCGATGAGGCGTCACGCCCTTGGAGGCGCTGGTGAAGGCCGAGCCGGACGGGCCGCGCGCCACCTCGGCCTACCTGCGCGCGGGCGCAGAGGCCGGGCAGCACCTGCTGCGGCTGCTCCGCTCGGCAAACCTCCCCGCGGACACGGACACGGACACGGACGCCGACGCGGACGCCGACGTGGACTCGGACGCCGACGCGGACGCCGACGCGGACTCGGACGCCGACGCATTGCGCAGCGCCAGGCGGCGTGCGGGCGCAAGTCAGCGTGCTCAGTTCCTCCGTGCGGGGAGGTCGGCGAGGCCGGTGTCGAGCATGATGCGGGCTATCGTCTGTTCCAGGGGACTGTCGGCTCCGATGACGGTTTCGCTACCGCCGGGCAGCAGGTCGAGCGGTCGGTACCACTCGCGTAGTTGCGTCTCGCCGACCGTGTCGCTGATCGGCTTGGTGGCATGCCGGGCCAGGGTTTCGGTGAACGGAACATCGAGGTAGTAGCCGTAGGTCGGGCCGCGGTGGTCAGCACGCAGCTGGGCAAGCATGCCGCCGTAGTGGTCGGCGTAGAGGATGCCCTCGACGACGACGTGGTATCCGGCGTTCAGGGCGTAGCGGGCGGTCAGGTTGATCAAGCCGATGTTCGCGGCCTTGGGACGGTCGCGTTCGCGAAGGACGACGCGGCGGAGGTTGTCCTGGCCGACGATGGCCAGACCGCGGCCGAACCTCTCACGGAGGCCGGCCGCGACGGACGACTTCCCCGAGGCGCTGTTGCCGCGCAGGACGACCAGCCGGGTTTCTTCGGTGCCCACTGTCACGGCAGTCACGTTACCGGCGGCCACTGACATCGCCCGCATTCCCGGGCGACGCCGGATTCACCGCGGACGACCGGTACCGACCATCGCCTGGTGCGAACATGAGGTCAACGCCGCCGGAGCGCATGAGGTCAACACCACCAGAGCACAACCGTCCCGACAGATACTCGATTCCCAAGGCATCGGCATTGTGCGAGGGTCGCCCAGTGACTGACTCACCTACCGAGCCCACCCCCCGGTCCACACTCGATCTGCTGCGCTGGCAGTTCGACTTGACCTGGTCGCTGTTCGAGTACCACTTGGAAAGGCTCGAACCTGGCGACTTCCTGTGGGAACCCGCCGCAACCTGCTGGACGGTACGCCGGACCGACGACGGGACATGGGTGCCGGACTGGGCGGAAAGTGAGCCCGACCCCGTCCCTGTCCCGACTATCGCCTGGCTGAGCTGGCACATCGGCTGGTGGTGGAGCGTGGCCACGGACCACGCTCATGGCAGAGCGCCTCGGGAGCGGAGCGAGGTCACCTGGCCCGGCGCGGGCAAGCCGGCCATCGAGTGGCTACGCGGTCTACGCGTGGACTGGCTGGCGGCGCTGGACCGGTTCACCGATGCCGACCTGGGCTCAACTGCCCCGTTCCCGTGGCAGAACGATCCCCGACACACCATCTCGCACATGATCGCCTGGGTGAACGCCGAACTGATGAAGAACGCTGCGGAAATCGGCCAGCTCCGCCTTCAACGAGCTGCCAGCCGCCCGTCAGCCCCACGAACTGACGGCTAGGCAAGGCCAGGAGACGTGGGAAAGCGCCGTACCGGTCACAGACACTCGTTGTGGTCTGCGACCAGCACGGCAGCCTTGTAGCGCACGGTGAGCCCGTAGCAGACGGTGAGCCCCATAACGCACGACGGACC includes these proteins:
- a CDS encoding AAA family ATPase; amino-acid sequence: MTAVTVGTEETRLVVLRGNSASGKSSVAAGLRERFGRGLAIVGQDNLRRVVLRERDRPKAANIGLINLTARYALNAGYHVVVEGILYADHYGGMLAQLRADHRGPTYGYYLDVPFTETLARHATKPISDTVGETQLREWYRPLDLLPGGSETVIGADSPLEQTIARIMLDTGLADLPARRN
- a CDS encoding DinB family protein, with the protein product MTDSPTEPTPRSTLDLLRWQFDLTWSLFEYHLERLEPGDFLWEPAATCWTVRRTDDGTWVPDWAESEPDPVPVPTIAWLSWHIGWWWSVATDHAHGRAPRERSEVTWPGAGKPAIEWLRGLRVDWLAALDRFTDADLGSTAPFPWQNDPRHTISHMIAWVNAELMKNAAEIGQLRLQRAASRPSAPRTDG
- a CDS encoding dienelactone hydrolase family protein; amino-acid sequence: MTTVTTRTVEYPADGVTMIGHLALPAGVDRRPAVLIGPEGPGLNDFQRRRADALAELGYVALAFDLHGGRWFTDPQEMLARVQPLLADPDRMRGIGHAALDVLRAEPRTDPDRIAAIGYGTGGAIALELGRDGVNLRAIGTVNALTTGRPGEAARIRCPVWAGVGSEDPIMPAEQRAAFAAEMQAAGVDWRLVVYGGALHAFHHPPVDQTVLPGVGYHPQHAQRAWRDIVALLAECLSVTE
- a CDS encoding TetR/AcrR family transcriptional regulator: MSGTESTRTGRSAAASGRPARADARRNRDSLLAAARDAFAASSDAVPLDAIARAAGVGIGTLYRHFPTREALVEAVYAAELDQVVSSAPTLLDELEPAAALRAWMSRYAEFFKIKRGMSDTLRAGWASGSIATPATRERITATIAMMLRSGAEAGSLRSDVDPEDVTMMLLGVFLSTTATDSPDKVDQLLDLIVDALRPCLSDH
- a CDS encoding GNAT family N-acetyltransferase, with amino-acid sequence MTGLWTAAWPPAPIRTERLVLRESEARDRAAFIELFASPEVGTYIGGARPRAELERVVPEVPGRRPGLFVIDLDGAMIGMITLDRRDAGRPGHVRPDAGEVELGYVFLPEAWGCGYAAEACAAALGWFADALPSEPVVLCTQTANDRAMRLAAKLGFTEVQRFEEYGAEQWFGVWSSLAPSG
- a CDS encoding aldo/keto reductase translates to MASTARSPQTTASGAQRAGGSGRLAGRPVSRIGFGAMQLERLRSDRKAAITMLRRCIELGIDHIDTAQFYGHGFVNEVIREAVSAEDDVMVVSKVGAEPDPDGPLPLRLAQRPEQLRAGVEDNLRTLGMEQIPLVNLRRTDTGPGLRAEGDQDVALDDQLAVMTALRDEGKIGAIGLSSVSLDTLRSALPAGIACVQNAYSLVAREDEDMLRLCREEDIAWVPYFPLGGAFNGIPKVTDEPAVLTAARDLGATPAQVGLAWLLHHAPNVLLIPGTADPEHLEANVRAGAVTLDETTLSTLNAVPSRSGDITLG